The window GCTGATTACACTTTTCATGGCAGGCATAGGCCTTTCGTCCATGGCAATGTAGGTTTTGTTAAACCAGTTTTTCTGTTTCAGGTGGCGGGTAAAATCTTTAAGCATGGTGCCCCAAAAAACGTTGTAACCTGGGGTGCCAATGGCTTCCGTAAAAACAGCTTCTTTGTTGGTGCTCTCGTCGAAATAGCTGAATGCAATTTTCCAGGGTACCATACTGTAGCAGTTAATGCGCTGGTTAATGCCGCAGCTCATGGTAAAAGCTACATATTTATCAAACAGGCTATAATCGTAACTCCAGCTACCATCTTTTTTCTTCGTCCATTTAATCAGGCTGGGGTAGTCGTCGTAAGTTTGGTGTCCCCAGGGTTCGTTTACAATGCTGGTGGTAATGGTTTTTTGTCCGGCATTAGCCAGCATTTTATAATAATCTTTCATTAAGTCAAAATGCTCGTTGCTCCATAATTTTACCTGGTGCACCCGTGCAATGGCTGCCGGATGTTGCCAAAGGTCTAAATCGTAAGCCCACTGCTCTGGCGAAGTTAAGGTTCTGTCTACCACCCTAACCGAAATTTCGAGGCTGTTTGCTTTATCTCCGTTAATGCTAACGGTTCCTTTATAAATACCAGCTTTTGCTCCCTGCGGAACTTTTATGCTTAGCCAAACCGGTTGGGTACTATTAGGCGTTAAAGTAAGTACTTTAGTTTTGGTATCGATAAGATCGGCAACGTACGAAGAATCAAAATCTTTCGATTTGCGGTAACCGCAACCATCTCTGAATTCGTCGGTAATTACATATTTGATAAAGCCTGTTGATAGGTTTTCTTTTTTAATGGTATTACCTTCAGGGCTTTTTAAATCGCTTATATTCAAGCTTACCGGGGCGGTGCCTTTTGTCCAGATCAGGATTTGGGTGTTTAGGATTTCGCCTTTC is drawn from Pedobacter sp. HDW13 and contains these coding sequences:
- a CDS encoding DUF4091 domain-containing protein, whose amino-acid sequence is MKFSLFILTLLTAATVNAQDASLALQKAPKLSTDVVTAQWAKVPAGLNLSFASSNQRFAREVPPTVNNNKSWVFNSWKGEILNTQILIWTKGTAPVSLNISDLKSPEGNTIKKENLSTGFIKYVITDEFRDGCGYRKSKDFDSSYVADLIDTKTKVLTLTPNSTQPVWLSIKVPQGAKAGIYKGTVSINGDKANSLEISVRVVDRTLTSPEQWAYDLDLWQHPAAIARVHQVKLWSNEHFDLMKDYYKMLANAGQKTITTSIVNEPWGHQTYDDYPSLIKWTKKKDGSWSYDYSLFDKYVAFTMSCGINQRINCYSMVPWKIAFSYFDESTNKEAVFTEAIGTPGYNVFWGTMLKDFTRHLKQKNWFNKTYIAMDERPMPAMKSVISLLKSIDSEWKIALAGEYHQEIEKDIFNYCIASKWEYPAEVLKNRHAAGKISTWYTCCTEPYPNAFSFSSPAESVWMGWYTANKNMDGYLRWAFNSWTKSPLTDTRFTAWPAGDTYLVYPGPFSSVRFEKMIEGAQDFEKIKLLRKEYTDKNQSEKLQQLENALKQFEISNLPKTTAAETLSKTKEILNN